A stretch of Coccidioides posadasii str. Silveira chromosome 2, complete sequence DNA encodes these proteins:
- a CDS encoding uncharacterized protein (EggNog:ENOG410PRFU~COG:S~BUSCO:15615at33183), whose amino-acid sequence MTDSPLVDESPISPTLERRNSLEKYLQRRPNPQELKDRHILLDTNAAPSLQAAQHELARHRAMDSLKRHLEKRPDRDTLIERNILPSSTAAPALQAHAKELERHMVADSLEHKIQNRPKPEDLIKSGILDEDEDPRKV is encoded by the exons ATGACTGACTCCCCGCTTGTCGACGAGTCTCCTATTTCGCCGACCCTAGAGCGGCGCAACTCGCTGGAGAAATATCTCCAGCGCCGTCCGAACCCCCAGGAGCTCAAGGACAGACATATCCTGCTGGACACAAACGCTGCACC ATCGCTCCAAGCTGCACAGCACGAACTCGCTCGCCATCGCGCCATGGACAGCCTCAAGCGGCATCTAGAAAAGAGACCGGATAGAGATACTCTTATCGAAC GCAACATCCTTCCATCCTCCACCGCCGCTCCGGCCCTGCAGGCCCATGCCAAAGAATTGGAAAGACATATGGTGGCGGACTCGTTGGAGCACAAGATCCAAAACCGGCCAAAGCCAGAGGACTTGATTAAATCCGGGATTTTGGATGAGGACGAGGATCCGAGGAAGGTGTGA
- a CDS encoding uncharacterized protein (EggNog:ENOG410PP9E~COG:J~BUSCO:11621at33183): MAGNKRSWEGNLIQRPQNDKDMADTEQTSPVQSLFMYFRNELDEHHDRRERIIKVSRDVTALSKKIIFSLHRIRNLNTPIPKSIAKENADRFSQIDTLFKSIAADVSGLNAWRYQHQTTWGVQEYIEALSFQHYIEKQRLITLEEVRSSLPPEILVTESDYVLGLFDLTGELMRFAITAMSMGGTRPRDTLASANVDGPSDVCGSGTSVEGIMVDLRELRAMFEKLNVPRNHSLMKDLSKKMEVMQASVEKVEKAAYGLLVRGKERPQGWMPDLSSSSAPVESY; encoded by the exons ATGGCAGGCAACAAGCGGTCGTGGGAAGGGAATTTGATCCAGAGACCACAGAACGACAAAGATATGGCGGATACTGAACAAACCTCTCCGGTTCAATCCTTGTTTATGTACTTCCGGAACGAGTTGGATGAGCACCACGACCGCCGGGAGCGAATCATCAAGGTGTCGCGCGACGTCACGGCATTGAGCAAGAAGAT CATCTTCTCCTTACACAG AATTCGAAACCTAAACACTCCAATCCCAAAATCCATCGCCAAGGAAAATGCCGACCGTTTCTCTCAGATTGACACCCTTTTCAAATCCATAGCCGCTGATGTCTCCGGCCTCAATGCCTGGCGATACCAACACCAGACAACCTGGGGGGTGCAGGAATACATCGAAGCCCTCTCCTTCCAACACTATATCGAAAAGCAGCGACTAATCACCCTCGAGGAAGTAAGAAGTTCTCTGCCGCCAGAGATTCTGGTTACGGAGTCGGATTATGTGTTGGGATTGTTTGATTTGACGGGAGAACTGATGAGATTTGCCATCACGGCGATGAGCATGGGAGGGACCCGTCCGCGGGATACGTTGGCGAGTGCAAATGTTGATGGGCCGAGTGATGTGTGCGGGTCGGGTACGTCGGTGGAAGGAATCATGGTTGATCTACGGGAGCTGCGGGCGATGTTTGAGAAGCTGAATGTTCCGCGAAATCATTCCTTGATGAAGGATTTGAGTAAGAAGATGGAAGTTATGCAGGCGAGCGTGGAGAAGGTTGAGAAGGCTGCATACGGTTTGCTGGTTCGCGGGAAAGAGCGGCCTCAGGGTTGGATGCCGGATCTCTCGTCGAGTTCGGCGCCGGTGGAGAGTTATTGA
- a CDS encoding uncharacterized protein (EggNog:ENOG410PFNP~COG:K) — MFHIFEGFENPDKARSQSREGRGKSGKRSSTVRACEQCRRRKIRCDGEQPCEACQWYKKTDLCHYSDPRPSRRHVEKLSSTVEEYRVVFEKLFPSIPLQSLSNLPRERLLELASRTQPQSEILPVPVSKPPPSVDNHVLPLPPEDENLESLQTMPDDSTESRTCRSPDLVAAVSDDVNALSLSTKRPSTYLGISSVNAVMRVIMWIDPESSQHFSRAPDPQPLPKREKQPLPDNCSWSLQPPPSTAGHLEVNPMELTNAYFAYFHSFAPLLDEHLFRETVLVRKRSDPRWLALQNIVFALGSIAAYTADDTSHESYYLKARHYLSLDTLGNPHLETIQTLALMGGHYLHYMSQPNLAHSLMAVALRMATVLGLHKEFIGNQEAASQNSQRKFSVDLRRRIWWSLFCLDTWGYMTLGRPSMGRWGPGITAKLPHNHGNKELAFYALSLVENTRFCKIATQVGDALAASPIVSYQEMVSLDNQLVEWYDNLPPLLKDHEPSADPVSTTRTVMRWRYQSQRILLHRPVLLSYAMRRIPYVALRTEERYAIERCRMVANETIRDVASTTRLNQMTGWNAVWLLFQATLVPLLGLFIADGTATHAHATSDSCRNQVETAIVALERLENWSPTAKRTLEVVSRILETSQRPRHTSVGSCTSGSDTHTAGMSDQSATASSETSNTAPSIHTMDQTAVLSNAAFPSYQNIAPYIQPSPQQMLDYITWGDNNIWSSVQEDFYTQQPPAVGMFGQGQQYLKPLDHEPPAVGERAGVYDNGLETPNIVRF; from the exons ATGTTCCATATTTTCGAAGGATTCGAGAATCCCGATAAGGCCCGGAGTCAGAGCCGCGAGGGCCGTGGCAAGAGCGGAAAAAGATCCTCGACGGTGCGTGCCTGCGAACAATGTCGACGCCGCAAGATTCGCTGCGATGGAGAGCAGCCGTGCGAGGCGTGCCAGTGGTATAAAAAGACTGATCTGTGTCATTACTCGGATCCTCGCCCGTCCAGAAG GCATGTCGAAAAGCTATCTTCCACCGTCGAGGAGTATCGAGTCGTGTTTGAGAAACTCTTTCCGTCCATTCCTTTGCAATCTCTCTCCAACCTCCCCCGCGAACGCCTTCTAGAGCTGGCCTCGAGAACCCAACCGCAGTCCGAAATTCTTCCTGTTCCCGTGTCCAAGCCCCCACCGTCTGTCGATAACCATGTCCTCCCTCTCCCCCCAGAAGATGAAAACCTGGAATCCCTCCAGACAATGCCCGATGATTCCACCGAGAGTCGTACATGCCGGAGCCCAGATCTCGTCGCCGCTGTGTCCGACGATGTCAACGCGTTGTCCTTATCAACAAAACGGCCCTCAACATACTTGGGGATATCTTCGGTGAATGCTGTTATGCGGGTAATAATGTGGATTGATCCCGAGAGCTCTCAGCATTTCTCCAGGGCTCCCGATCCGCAACCCCTCCCAAAACGGGAGAAGCAACCTCTCCCGGATAACTGCTCTTGGTCCTTGCAGCCCCCACCTTCCACGGCTGGGCATCTGGAAGTAAATCCCATGGAACTTACCAACGCGTACTTCGCATACTTCCACTCCTTCGCTCCATTGCTGGATGAGCACTTATTCCGCGAAACTGTCCTGGTTCGTAAAAGGTCCGATCCGCGTTGGCTAGCACTCCAAAATATTGTTTTTGCACTTGGAAGTATTGCTGCATACACGGCCGATGATACATCCCACGAGTCCTACTATCTAAAAGCTAGACACTATTTGAGTTTGGATACCCTTGGGAATCCGCATTTAGAGACCATCCAGACCCTTGCCTTAATGGGAGGCCATTACTTACATTATATGAGCCAACCCAACCTTGCACATTCTCTTATGGCAGTTGCTCTGCGTATGGCCACTGTTCTAGGTCTGCATAAAGAATTCATTGGAAATCAGGAAGCTGCTAGTCAAAACAGCCAAAGAAAATTCTCTGTCGATTTACGAAGAAGGATCTGGTGGTCTCTCTTCTGCCTTGACACTTGGGGCTATATGACGTTGGGTAGACCAAGTATGGGACGGTGGGGCCCTGGAATTACAGCCAAACTCCCACATAACCATGGAAACAAG GAACTTGCCTTTTATGCGCTTTCCTTAGTAGAAAACACTCGGTTTTGCAAAATAGCTACTCAGGTGGGAGACGCTCTTGCAGCTTCTCCGATTGTCAGCTATCAAGAAATGGTCAGTCTCGATAATCAGTTGGTCGAATGGTATGACAATCTTCCTCCGCTCCTAAAGGATCATGAACCCAGTGCAGATCCGGTTTCTACAACGCGAACCGTGATGCGATGGCGGTATCAAAGCCAGCgtattcttcttcatcgtccTGTCTTGCTAAGCTACGCGATGCGTCGTATCCCCTATGTTGCACTCAGAACAGAAGAGAGATATGCTATTGAAAGATGCAGGATGGTCGCTAATGAAACAATTCGGGATGTCGCTTCAACTACTCGCTTGAACCAAATGACAGGATGGAATGCTGTTTGGCTCCTCTTCCAAGCCACACTAGTTCCGCTCCTTGGGCTTTTTATTGCTGATGGAACCGCCACCCATGCGCACGCAACGTCGGATAGCTGCAGAAACCAAGTTGAAACGGCGATTGTTGCCCTTGAGCGCTTGGAGAACTGGAGTCCAACTGCCAAGAGAACGTTGGAGGTAGTCTCTCGAATCCTAGAAACTAGCCAGCGACCACGCCACACCAGCGTCGGCAGCTGTACATCTGGAAGCGACACCCACACAGCCGGCATGAGTGATCAGTCTGCCACCGCTTCATCGGAAACATCAAACACCGCGCCTTCTATTCACACTATGGACCAAACAGCCGTCCTTAGCAATGCTGCGTTCCCTAGTTACCAGAATATTGCACCATATATACAGCCATCACCGCAGCAAATGTTGGATTATATTACATGGGGGGATAATAACATCTGGTCGAGCGTCCAAGAGGATTTTTATACTCAACAACCCCCCGCTGTGGGGATGTTTGGCCAGGGTCAACAGTACCTTAAGCCTCTTGATCATGAACCTCCCGCGGTTGGAGAAAGGGCTGGAGTGTATGATAACGGATTAGAGACTCCGAATATTGTACGGTTTTAG
- the GPI14 gene encoding GPI mannosyltransferase 1 (CAZy:GT50~BUSCO:316254at4751~EggNog:ENOG410PH9I~COG:G~TransMembrane:7 (o12-31i72-93o99-116i128-146o152-179i230-251o299-317i)~BUSCO:7614at33183) encodes MASSSSFFASPSRVFTAAIILRVALLFYGLYQDAHSAMKYTDIDYYVFTDAARFVLRGKSPYDRATYRYTPLLAWLLMPTAWAGSGPLGSLWFSFGKALFAFADIVAGWLIVQVLIMKNQQAMDVTRALKYASIWLLNPMVATISTRGSSEGLLGVMVIALLWAVLQRRIILAGCLLGLGVHFKIYPFIYGPAIIWYLDNPEQSERVNKDSSKNPNLIAWDLRFATVERITLTLVALGVFTALNVAMYMIYGFPFLQHTFLHHLTRVDHRHNFSPYNMLLYLSSSNTAKGIPGNNFESLAFIPQLSLSAILIPLVLAKKDLAGSMLAQTFAFVAFNKVCTSQVGSILFSHPMAVREDSADFN; translated from the coding sequence ATGGCATCATCTTCGTCATTTTTTGCCTCCCCATCTCGGGTGTTCACTGCCGCAATCATACTGCGCGTAGCCCTGTTGTTCTACGGGCTCTATCAAGACGCCCATTCTGCCATGAAATACACAGATATCGATTACTACGTCTTCACCGACGCTGCCAGGTTTGTGTTAAGAGGCAAATCGCCGTATGACAGAGCTACGTACAGGTATACGCCGTTGCTCGCGTGGTTGCTTATGCCAACTGCATGGGCGGGATCTGGACCGCTGGGTAGCCTATGGTTCTCGTTTGGCAAGGCATTATTTGCATTTGCGGATATTGTAGCGGGCTGGTTGATCGTCCAGGTGTTGATTATGAAGAATCAGCAAGCCATGGATGTGACGCGGGCATTAAAGTACGCCAGTATATGGTTGCTGAATCCTATGGTGGCGACGATCAGTACAAGGGGCAGCTCGGAAGGCCTGTTGGGAGTGATGGTTATCGCACTGCTGTGGGCGGTTTTGCAAAGGAGAATAATCCTAGCAGGATGTCTGCTTGGATTGGGAGTGCATTTTAAGATTTATCCGTTCATTTATGGGCCGGCAATTATCTGGTATCTGGATAACCCAGAGCAGTCTGAAAGGGTGAACAAAGATTCAAGCAAAAACCCTAACTTGATTGCCTGGGATTTGCGGTTCGCTACTGTTGAACGAATTACCCTCACGTTGGTGGCTTTGGGCGTGTTTACAGCATTGAATGTCGCGATGTATATGATTTACGGGTTCCCATTTTTGCAACATACGTTTTTACACCATCTCACTCGCGTGGACCACCGGCACAACTTTTCGCCATACAACATGTTGCTGTATCTATCATCTTCAAACACCGCCAAGGGCATTCCCGGGAATAATTTCGAGTCGCTCGCATTCATTCCACAACTCAGTCTGTCTGCTATTCTGATTCCGCTTGTGCTGGCAAAGAAGGACCTTGCTGGAAGCATGCTTGCCCAAACGTTTGCATTCGTTGCGTTCAACAAAGTGTGCACTAGCCAGGTAGGCTCTATTTTGTTCTCTCATCCAATGGCTGTGAGAGAAGATTCCGCTGATTTtaattga